From Oryza sativa Japonica Group chromosome 4, ASM3414082v1, one genomic window encodes:
- the LOC4336316 gene encoding trafficking protein particle complex II-specific subunit 120 homolog, whose translation MEPGVSIESGSAIRVAVLPVGGPISPARLRDYAALVARHARVDLASLRPYYSEHQKSPFAHQPWGGGCLRLKFVLGGCVPSPWEDFQSSRKVLAVVGICHLPSSPDLGRVAADFVDAARSYPSALASRCFAFCPTDAQLVQKKRDNIIMFPPSDQQSLELHMLTMIQDLSASLLMEFEKWVLRAESTGTILKTPLDSQSSLGSEEVIKAKKRRLGRAQKIIGDYCLLAGSPADANAHYATAIELARLTGDVFWHAGALEGSVCALVVDRMAESDPVLEDEVKFRYYTIIQLYRRATLQDNAQRVSPVSFELEAALKLARYLCRRQCAKEVSDLLMGAADGAKALIDASDRLILYIEIARLFGTLGYKRKAAFFSRQVAQLYLQQDNAYAAMSAMQVLTTTTTAYHVQSRKTSKMDHGLLKSVVSLFESQWSTLQMVVLREILMSSIRAADPLSSWSAAARLLRSFYPLITPAGQSGLASSLSNSADKLPSGTRCADPCLPFIRLHSFPLHPSQREIVKRNPNKKEWWTGGGPSGPFIYTPFTKGGTSGTSKQEVNWIVGEPVQVMVELANPCSFDLIVESIYLSVHSGNFDAFPVSVNLPPNTSKLVLLSGIPTQVGQVSIPGCIVHCFGVITEHLFKEVDCLLLGAAQGLVLSDPFRCCGSSKFKSVNFPSISVVPPLPLLVANVVGGDGSILLYEGEIRDVLITLTNAGTVPVEEANVALSGKNQDSVISIAHSTWKSALPIKPGGEVTFAVTLRAWHLSPTDLEADGSRSPANSRRIAREGSNPFLDIHYAGPSGNSESNDVSLPPGRRLVVPLNICVVQGMRLVRARLLSMELPARFTDAHLRSVSSKDNLSNGSDAIRNDISLLKIDPYKGSWDLRLLELELFNPTDVVFDVDVSVHLDGTSVEQKILPEDKTASSACHKTRIDRDYSARVLIPLEHFKLPVLDTSFFVKENGSDEPLGSRAATLAEKNAKAELNASINNLISKIKVKWHSGRNSSGELNIKDAIQTALQASIMDILLPDPLTFSFRHAKDGTTAKTDSSKEPGDGSSRSADESVLRCKDPIFANEMTHMEVQIRNNTKETIRMNLSISCKDVAGENCFDENSATVLWAGVLSDIYLEVQPLQEVVHPFSIYFLVPGDYSLQAASVIIDATDVLRARAKAESPDEPILCRGSPFHIHVVGTA comes from the exons ATGGAGCCCGGCGTGAGCATCGAGTCCGGGTCGGCGATCCGCGTGGCGGTGCTGCCGGTGGGCGGGCCGATCTCGCCGGCGCGCCTCCGCGACTACGCGGCGCTGGTGGCGCGGCACGCGCGCGTCGACCTCGCCTCGCTGCGGCCCTACTACTCGGAGCACCAGAAGAGCCCCTTCGCGCACCAGCCGTGGGGCGGCGGCTGCCTCCGCCTCAAGTTCGTGCTCGGCGGCTGCGTGCCCTCGCCGTGGGAGGACTTCCAGTCCTCCCGCAAggtgctcgccgtcgtcggcatctGCCACCTCCCGTCCTCCCCCGATctcggccgcgtcgccgccgacttCGTCGACGCCGCGCGCTCCTACCCCTCCGCGCTCGCCAGCCGCTGCTTCGCCTTCTGCCCCACCGACGCGCAG CTGGTGCAGAAAAAGAGGGATAATATTATTATGTTCCCTCCTTCTGATCAACAATCGTTGGAACTTCATATGCTCACGATGATCCAAGACCTTTCTGCTTCGCTGTTGATGGAGTTTGAGAAATGGGTCTTACGTGCAGAATCAACGGGAACTATTCTAAAGACTCCTTTGGATTCACAATCCAGTCTTGGCTCAGAGGAG GTGATTAAGGCTAAAAAAAGAAGGCTGGGTCGTGCGCAAAAGATAATTGGAGATTATTGCTTGTTGGCTGGATCACCTGCTGATGCGAATGCACATTATGCCACTGCAATAGAGCTTGCAAGATTAACAGGAGATGTTTTCTGGCATGCTGGAGCCCTTGAGGGTAGTGTCTGTGCATTAGTG GTTGATAGGATGGCCGAAAGTGACCCTGTTTTGGAGGACGAAGTGAAGTTTCGTTATTACACCATTATCCAGCTATACAGAAGAGCAACTTTACAAGACAATGCTCAAAG AGTTTCACCAGTCAGCTTTGAGCTTGAAGCTGCATTGAAGCTGGCAAGATATTTGTGCAG GCGGCAATGTGCCAAGGAGGTGTCAGATTTACTAATGGGCGCTGCCGATGGTGCCAAGGCTCTGATTGATGCCAGTGATCGCTTGATACTCTATATTGAAATCGCGAGACTTTTTGGTACACTTGGTTATAAACGCAAGGCGGCCTTTTTTTCAAGACAAGTTGCGCAATTGTATCTCCAGCAGGATAATGCATATGCTGCTATGAGTGCTATGCAGGTCCTAACCACAACTACAACTGCATACCATGTTCAAAGCAGGAAGACCAGCAAAATGGATCATGGTTTGCTCAAG TCTGTAGTATCACTATTTGAGTCACAATGGAGTACCCTTCAAATGGTTGTTCTAAGAGAGATACTGATGTCTTCAATCCGGGCTGCGGATCCCTTATCGTCGTGGAGTGCTGCAGCCCGGCTTCTTCGGTCATTTTACCCACTCATCACCCCAGCTGGTCAGAGTGGCTTGGCAAGCTCTCTTTCAAACTCAGCTGATAAGCTTCCATCGGGCACACGTTGTGCCGATCCATGTCTTCCTTTTATCAG GTTGCATTCTTTCCCACTGCACCCTTCACAAAGAGAGATAGTGAAGCGCAATCCAAATAAAAAAgagtggtggactggtggtggtCCTTCTGGACCTTTTATTTACACACCTTTCACCAAGGGGGGAACATCTGGAACTAGCAAACAAGAGGTAAATTGGATTGTGGGAGAGCCAGTTCAAGTTATGGTAGAGTTAGCAAATCCCTGCAGCTTTGACCTAATTGTTGAGAGCATTTATCTCTCTGTTCATTCTGGAAATTTTGATGCCTTTCCGGTTAGTGTTAATCTTCCACCAAACACTTCCAAATTGGTTCTGTTATCTGGAATTCCAACACAAGTTGGACAAGTATCAATTCCTGGGTGCATTGTTCATTGCTTCGGTGTTATCACAGAACACCTATTCAAAGAGGTCGATTGTCTACTCCTTGGAGCTGCACAAGGGCTTGTTCTTTCTGATCCTTTCAGATGCTGTGGCTCTAGCAAGTTTAAGAGCGTTAACTTTCCAAGCATTTCTGTTGTTCCTCCTCTGCCATTATTAGTTGCCAATGTTGTGGGCGGAGATGGTTCTATTCTTCTATATGAAGGTGAAATCCGTGATGTTTTGATAACACTGACAAATGCTGGAACTGTACCTGTTGAAGAAGCAAATGTTGCATTGTCAGGGAAGAACCAAGATTCTGTTATTTCGATTGCCCATAGCACATGGAAATCTGCACTTCCTATTAAACCTGGTGGAGAAGTGACATTCGCAGTGACTCTCAGAGCCTGGCATCTTAGCCCGACAGATTTGGAAGCAGATGGCAGCAGATCTCCTGCAAACTCAAGGAGGATAGCAAGAGAAGGGAGTAATCCTTTCTTGGATATTCACTATGCTG GTCCTTCAGGGAACTCTGAGAGCAATGATGTTTCTCTCCCACCTGGAAGACGTCTGGTTGTTCCGTTGAATATTTGTGTTGTACAGGGCATGCGACTTGTAAGAGCACGCCTGTTGTCCATGGAATTACCTGCCCGGTTTACTGATGCTCACTTAAGATCTGTCAGTAGCAAGGACAATCTAAGCAATGGCAGTGATGCGATTCGTAATGACATTAGCTTATTGAAGATTGATCCTTATAAAGGAAGCTGGGACCTCCGTCTTCTGGAACTTGAGCTGTTTAATCCTACTGATGTTGTTTTCGATGTTGATGTCTCAGTTCATCTCGATGGCACAAGTGTCGAGCAAAAAATTCTTCCAGAGGATAAAACGGCCAGTTCGGCTTGCCACAAAACTCGAATTGATCGTGACTACTCTGCTAGAGTTCTCATACCTCTTGAGCACTTCAAATTACCTGTTCTTGACACTTCCTTCTTTGTGAAGGAAAATGGAAGTGATGAACCTCTTGGATCCAGAGCTGCCACGTTAGCAGAAAAGAATGCCAAGGCGGAACTAAATGCTTCAATCAACAACTTGATTTCAAAGATAAAAGTGAAGTGGCATTCTGGGAGAAATAGCTCCGGTGAGCTGAATATTAAAGATGCTATTCAGACAGCATTACAGGCATCTATTATGGACATACTGTTGCCTGATCCGCTGACATTCAGCTTTAGACATGCCAAGGATGGAACAACAGCCAAAACTGACTCTTCGAAGGAGCCTGGTGACGGTTCCAGTCGTTCTGCTGATGAGAGTGTTCTGAGGTGTAAGGATCCTATATTTGCTAATGAAATGACCCATATGGAAGTTCAAATTCGCAATAACACTAAGGAAACTATTCGGATGAACCTAAGCATTTCATGCAAAGATGTTGCTGGAGAGAATTGCTTCGACGAAAATAGCGCAACTGTCCTCTGGGCTG GTGTTCTTAGTGACATATATCTGGAGGTTCAACCACTGCAGGAGGTAGTACATCCTTTTTCTATCTACTTCCTGGTCCCCGGAGACTACTCGCTGCAAGCTGCTTCTGTTATAATTGACGCAACCGATGTTCTTCGTGCTCGGGCAAAGGCAGAGTCGCCCGACGAACCTATACTATGCCGTGGATCTCCATTCCATATCCATGTAGTTGGTACAGCTTAG
- the LOC4336315 gene encoding uncharacterized protein has product MDQGSSSSMSSCSSSTTASTGPDQRRLSAAAPTFDPSMASSSSMAATTAGVPGSSPAMAPLLTSARMSSGSSASSTTSFDPAGSSALAPARSPRPGLSASAPAFYPTTASSSSTPVMPAVPGFLPQIPEPTASCSDFPPEMLWHHPCGEQKIKGGRPDLLGREFGILAEQKRLIQRHLDLKEEMHLRHNKEIENAFISETRLARGVEQDLLGDCKKAVLVQQDQSGKEEESHQCLRQLQDVNGEQLVGVPKLGLPGAEENVACNNTASHKEFSEFPGPDIKFGSINIRDIPLLQGRQAAVILPNPQLDRRTSGLTPAGASSLDQETDQELNEKLL; this is encoded by the exons ATGGATCAGGGGAGCTCTTCGTCGATGTCCTCGTGCTCTTCTTCCACGACGGCGTCTACCGGGCCCGATCAAAGAAGAttgtcggcggcggcaccgACGTTCGACCCGTCTATGGCCTCGAGTTCGTCCATGGCGGCTACGACGGCGGGCGTTCCAGGGAGCTCGCCGGCAATGGCGCCTCTGCTTACCTCTGCGAGGATGTCCTCGGGCTCTTCCGCAAGTTCCACTACTTCGTTCGACCCAGCAGGATCGTCGGCGTTGGCACCTGCGCGCTCCCCGAGGCCTGGATTGTCGGCGTCGGCACCTGCGTTCTACCCGACGACGGCCTCGAGCTCTTCCACGCCGGTTATGCCGGCCGTTCCAGGGTTCTTGCCGCAGATTCCTGAGCCCACCGCTTCTTGTTCCG ACTTTCCTCCGGAGATGCTCTGGCATCATCCTTGTGGAGAACAGAAGATCAAAGGAGGACGGCCGGACCTTCTTGGTCGTGAGTTTGGTATTCTTGCTGAACAGAAGAGGTTGATTCAGAGACATTTAGATCTGAAAGAAGAAATGCATTTGCGCCATAACAAGGAGATCGAGAATGCCTTCATTTCGGAGACAAGGCTGGCCCGGGGTGTGGAGCAAGATCTGCTTGGGGACTGCAAGAAGGCCGTGCTAGTGCAGCAAGATCAAtctggaaaagaagaagaaagtcATCAGTGCCTGAGGCAGCTGCAAGACGTCAACGGCGAGCAGCTTGTGGGGGTGCCGAAGCTG GGTCTTCCTGGAGCTGAAGAAAACGTTGCATGCAACAACACTGCTTCCCATAAAGAATTCAGTGAATTTCCAGGTCCAGATATTAAG TTTGGGAGCATCAACATCAGAGATATACCATTGCTGCAGGGAAGGCAAGCTGCAGTTATTCTGCCCAATCCTCAGCTAGATAGAAGAACTTCCGGTTTAACTCCAGCTGGAGCCAGTTCCCTGGATCAGGAGACAGATCAGGAGCTGAATGAAAAGCTTTTGTAG
- the LOC4336317 gene encoding 40S ribosomal protein S11 — MAEQTERAFLKQPKVFLCPKKTTKGKKPGKGGNRFWKNIGLGFKTPREAIEGTYIDKKCPFTGTVSIRGRIIAGTCHSAKMNRTIIVRRNYLHFVKKYQRYEKRHSNIPAHISPCFRVKEGDHVIIGQCRPLSKTVRFNVLKVIPAGSKSGAGKKVFTAA, encoded by the exons ATGGCGGAGCAG ACTGAGAGGGCATTCTTGAAGCAGCCTAAGGTTTTTCTCTG TCCTAAGAAAACCACCAAGGGGAAGAAGCCTGGCAAGGGCGGGAATAGGTTCTGGAAGAACATTGGCCTTGGGTTCAAGACACCCAGGGAAGCCATCGAAG GAACCTACATTGACAAGAAATGCCCATTCACTGGTACTGTATCAATTAGGGGTCGTATCATAGCTGGAACATGTCATAGTGCTAAGATGAACAGGACCATTATTGTTCGGAGGAATTATCTGCACTTTGTCAAGAAGTACCAGAG GTACGAGAAGAGGCACTCCAATATTCCTGCTCACATTTCACCGTGCTTCCGTGTTAAGGAAGGAGATCACGTGATCATTGGCCAGTGCAG GCCACTGTCAAAGACCGTGAGGTTCAATGTGCTGAAGGTCATTCCGGCAGGGTCAAAGAGTGGTGCAGGGAAGAAGGTTTTCACAGCCGCTTAA